The following proteins are co-located in the Roseovarius arcticus genome:
- a CDS encoding SH3 domain-containing protein: protein MWRFILISFGFLGFAFYQASGGSDYAPAQDSLQVAYQNKSIFAEPKMVPAPVQLAGAEIPEPKIPALVRRDKSQVARTRVTRAEPRGDVTLAGLSGLSSEETGGFGITLASMTRPLVGGDALGTRAAVSTSSFDSETLVNDVRDTPIDEAVVASLPPTPTASDIRSIAGDAANMRSGPGTDFGKVDQLSRGTSVEVLDRRGAWVELRDLNTGQIGWMADWLVTAAN, encoded by the coding sequence ATGTGGCGTTTCATCCTTATCAGCTTCGGCTTTCTGGGCTTCGCTTTTTACCAAGCCAGCGGCGGCTCTGACTATGCTCCCGCGCAAGACTCCCTGCAGGTTGCCTATCAGAACAAATCAATCTTCGCCGAGCCTAAGATGGTGCCAGCGCCAGTGCAGCTTGCCGGCGCAGAAATCCCCGAACCAAAAATCCCCGCGCTCGTTCGCCGCGACAAATCGCAGGTCGCCAGAACGCGGGTTACAAGGGCGGAACCGCGCGGTGATGTAACCCTTGCGGGCCTTTCGGGTCTATCGTCAGAGGAAACGGGCGGATTTGGCATAACGCTGGCGTCGATGACACGGCCGCTTGTCGGCGGCGATGCTCTTGGCACACGCGCTGCAGTCAGCACCTCGTCGTTCGACTCGGAAACGCTGGTGAACGATGTGCGCGACACTCCAATTGACGAGGCGGTCGTCGCGTCACTGCCCCCTACCCCGACAGCATCTGACATTCGCAGCATCGCGGGCGACGCGGCAAATATGCGCAGCGGCCCCGGCACAGATTTCGGCAAAGTCGACCAACTGTCGCGCGGCACCAGTGTAGAAGTGCTGGACCGGCGCGGCGCGTGGGTCGAATTGCGCGATCTTAACACAGGCCAGATAGGCTGGATGGCCGATTGGCTGGTCACGGCGGCCAACTGA